The proteins below come from a single Rhodanobacter sp. LX-99 genomic window:
- the mlaE gene encoding lipid asymmetry maintenance ABC transporter permease subunit MlaE: MNVREPQRNNVVSQSLAQIGACGLFLLTLLAAIPRSFRYVRETIRQLWFVGAMSLTIIMVCGLFVGMVLMLQLYHVLSIFGGTSASGMVVALSVYRELGPVVTALLFAGRAGTSITAEIGLMRATDQIDAMEMMAVDPIAYVATPRFLAGLIAMPLLCCVFCAMAIFGGHLVGVTWLGVDNGTFWSNMTAQVDVHTDIVNGVLLKSLAFGAVVSLIAVFQGFTTPPTSEGVAYATTRTVVASSIAILALDFVLTAFLM, translated from the coding sequence ATGAACGTGCGCGAGCCGCAACGCAACAACGTGGTGAGCCAGTCGCTGGCGCAGATCGGCGCCTGCGGCCTGTTCCTACTGACCCTGCTCGCGGCGATTCCGCGCAGCTTCCGCTACGTGCGCGAGACGATCCGCCAGCTGTGGTTCGTCGGTGCGATGAGCCTGACCATCATCATGGTCTGCGGCCTGTTCGTCGGCATGGTGCTGATGCTGCAGCTGTACCACGTGCTGTCGATCTTCGGCGGCACCTCGGCCAGCGGCATGGTGGTGGCGCTGTCGGTGTACCGCGAGCTGGGCCCGGTGGTGACCGCGCTGCTGTTCGCCGGGCGCGCCGGCACCTCGATCACCGCCGAGATCGGCCTGATGCGCGCCACCGACCAGATCGACGCGATGGAGATGATGGCGGTCGACCCGATCGCCTACGTCGCCACGCCGCGCTTCCTCGCCGGGCTGATCGCGATGCCGCTGCTGTGCTGCGTGTTCTGCGCGATGGCGATCTTCGGCGGCCACCTGGTCGGGGTGACCTGGCTGGGGGTAGACAACGGCACGTTCTGGTCGAACATGACCGCCCAGGTCGACGTGCATACCGACATCGTCAACGGCGTGCTGCTGAAGAGCCTGGCGTTCGGCGCGGTGGTGTCGCTGATCGCCGTGTTCCAGGGTTTCACCACGCCGCCGACCAGCGAAGGCGTGGCCTACGCCACCACCCGTACCGTGGTCGCCTCGTCGATCGCGATCCTGGCGCTGGACTTTGTCCTCACCGCCTTCCTGATGTGA
- a CDS encoding ATP-binding cassette domain-containing protein codes for MTEPVRTMPDDPALVRIRGLTTVLNGKTIFDALDLDIPRGKVTAIMGPSGTGKTTLLKHITGQMRADAGEIRVNGENVAELSREQLYKLREGIGYLFQNSALLTDFDVFENVAFPLRQHTQLPEVLIRGLVLLKLQAVGLRGAARLTPNELSGGMARRVALARAIVFDPMLILYDEPFVGLDPVALNQVLKLIRTLNQTLGITSVLVAHELAAVQRVADHVFLIANGKVVAQGDPKTIADDGSAWTRQFFGGEADGPVPFQYPAGDLAQALGFGGAAK; via the coding sequence ATGACCGAGCCCGTTCGCACCATGCCTGACGACCCCGCCCTGGTGCGGATCCGTGGCCTGACCACGGTGCTCAACGGCAAGACCATCTTCGATGCGCTGGATCTGGACATCCCGCGCGGCAAGGTCACCGCGATCATGGGTCCCAGCGGCACCGGCAAGACCACCTTGCTCAAGCACATCACCGGACAGATGCGCGCCGACGCCGGCGAGATCCGTGTCAATGGCGAGAACGTGGCGGAACTGTCGCGCGAGCAGTTGTACAAGCTGCGCGAAGGGATCGGCTACCTGTTCCAGAACTCGGCCCTGCTGACCGACTTCGACGTGTTCGAGAACGTGGCGTTTCCGCTGCGCCAGCACACGCAGCTGCCGGAAGTGCTGATCCGCGGCCTGGTGCTGCTGAAGCTGCAGGCGGTGGGCCTGCGCGGCGCCGCGCGGCTGACCCCGAACGAGCTGTCCGGCGGCATGGCGCGTCGCGTTGCGCTGGCGCGGGCGATCGTGTTCGACCCGATGCTGATCCTGTACGACGAGCCGTTCGTGGGGCTCGATCCGGTGGCGCTGAACCAGGTGCTGAAACTGATCCGCACGCTCAACCAGACCCTCGGCATCACCAGCGTGCTGGTGGCGCACGAGCTGGCCGCCGTGCAGCGGGTCGCCGACCACGTGTTCCTGATCGCGAACGGCAAGGTGGTGGCGCAGGGCGACCCGAAGACCATCGCGGACGACGGCTCGGCGTGGACGCGCCAGTTCTTCGGCGGCGAGGCGGACGGCCCGGTGCCGTTCCAGTATCCGGCCGGCGATCTGGCGCAGGCATTGGGCTTTGGCGGAGCGGCGAAATGA
- the gmk gene encoding guanylate kinase, giving the protein MNASIEGTLFVVAAPSGAGKSTLVNALLEREGAISLSVSHTTRPPRPGETYGRHYYFVERAEFEREIAEGIFLEHAEVHGNLYGTSRTTVQELLAQGRDVLLEIDWQGAQQIRRSKPDCVSVFILPPSRAELERRLRGRGSDSAEVIERRLRNSRGEIAHAHEFDYILVNDVFDEALAGLQAIVRAVRLRSALQWQRHEALINELLAAGGA; this is encoded by the coding sequence ATGAACGCTTCGATCGAAGGCACGCTGTTCGTGGTCGCCGCGCCCTCCGGCGCCGGCAAGTCCACCCTGGTCAACGCGCTGCTCGAGCGCGAGGGCGCGATCTCGCTGTCGGTGTCGCACACCACGCGGCCGCCGCGGCCGGGCGAGACGTACGGGCGGCATTACTACTTCGTCGAGCGCGCCGAGTTCGAGCGCGAGATCGCCGAAGGCATCTTCCTGGAGCACGCCGAGGTGCACGGCAACCTGTACGGCACCTCGCGCACCACCGTGCAGGAACTGCTGGCGCAGGGTCGCGACGTACTGCTGGAGATCGACTGGCAGGGCGCCCAGCAGATCCGCCGCAGCAAACCCGACTGCGTCAGCGTGTTCATCCTGCCGCCGTCGCGGGCGGAACTCGAACGGCGCCTGCGCGGTCGCGGTTCGGACAGCGCCGAGGTGATCGAGCGCCGGCTGCGCAATTCGCGCGGCGAGATCGCCCACGCGCACGAGTTCGACTACATCCTGGTCAACGACGTGTTCGACGAGGCGTTGGCCGGGCTGCAGGCGATCGTGCGGGCGGTGCGCCTGCGCAGCGCGCTGCAGTGGCAACGGCACGAGGCGCTGATCAACGAGCTGCTGGCTGCCGGCGGAGCCTGA
- a CDS encoding YicC/YloC family endoribonuclease, producing the protein MIRSMTAYASAEATGPAGTLSCELRTVNHRYLELSPRLPDELRGFESQLRERVAAKLSRGKLDLTVRLRGGEARGDSLQVNGALLSRLSELNLDMAALFPGLQVQLTELLRFPGVMQQAEVDPERQQAALFEVLDRALDALTATREREGEKLGEILRDKLDAIERVVADVRGWMPEIRAALRTRLETRLADLKQPVEPGRLEQELVLQITRTDVDEELDRLSTHVGETRRVLSLAEPVGRRLDFLMQEFNREANTLGSKSVDARSTNAAVELKVLIEQMREQVQNIE; encoded by the coding sequence ATGATCCGCAGCATGACGGCCTACGCCAGTGCCGAAGCCACCGGCCCCGCCGGCACGCTCAGTTGCGAGCTGCGCACGGTCAACCACCGCTACCTGGAGCTGAGCCCGCGCCTGCCGGACGAGTTGCGCGGTTTCGAATCGCAGTTGCGCGAACGCGTGGCGGCGAAGCTGTCGCGCGGAAAACTCGACCTGACCGTGCGTTTGCGCGGCGGCGAGGCGCGTGGCGACTCGCTGCAGGTCAACGGCGCGCTGCTGTCGCGCCTGTCGGAACTGAACCTGGACATGGCCGCGCTGTTTCCCGGCCTGCAGGTACAGCTCACCGAACTGTTGCGATTCCCCGGCGTGATGCAGCAGGCCGAGGTCGATCCGGAAAGGCAGCAGGCCGCGCTGTTCGAGGTGCTCGACCGCGCGCTGGATGCGCTCACCGCCACGCGCGAACGCGAGGGCGAGAAGCTGGGCGAGATCCTGCGCGACAAGCTCGACGCGATCGAACGCGTGGTCGCCGACGTGCGCGGCTGGATGCCGGAGATCCGCGCCGCGCTGCGCACCCGGCTGGAAACGCGGCTGGCCGATCTGAAGCAGCCGGTCGAGCCGGGCCGGCTGGAACAGGAACTGGTGCTGCAGATCACCCGCACCGACGTCGACGAGGAACTCGACCGGCTCAGCACGCACGTCGGCGAGACGCGCCGCGTGCTGAGCCTGGCCGAGCCGGTCGGGCGCCGGCTGGATTTCCTGATGCAGGAGTTCAACCGCGAGGCGAACACGCTCGGCTCCAAGTCGGTCGACGCGCGCAGCACCAATGCCGCGGTCGAGCTGAAGGTGCTGATCGAGCAGATGCGCGAGCAGGTGCAGAACATCGAATGA
- the rph gene encoding ribonuclease PH has product MNNVRRPSGRASDQLRTVSIERHYTRHAEGSVLVSFGDTRVLCTASIEDRAPAWLRGKGEGWITAEYGMLPRATNTRMQREAARGGQGGRTMEIQRLIGRSLRACINRQALGERVITLDCDVLQADGGTRTAAITGAYVALVDAVNLLMKRENLKRNPIVGAVAAVSVGIYQGVPVLDLDYVEDSGCDTDMNVVMNDGGGFIEVQGTAEGHAFRREEMDALLVLAEKGIGELVAAQRAALAL; this is encoded by the coding sequence ATGAACAACGTCCGCCGCCCCAGTGGCCGCGCCAGCGACCAGCTGCGCACCGTCAGCATCGAGCGCCACTACACCCGCCACGCCGAAGGTTCGGTGCTGGTGAGCTTCGGCGACACCCGCGTGCTGTGCACCGCCAGCATCGAGGATCGCGCCCCGGCCTGGCTGCGCGGCAAGGGCGAGGGCTGGATCACCGCCGAATACGGCATGCTGCCGCGCGCCACCAACACCCGCATGCAGCGCGAAGCGGCGCGCGGCGGCCAGGGCGGCCGCACCATGGAAATCCAGCGGCTGATCGGCCGCAGCCTGCGCGCCTGCATCAACCGCCAGGCACTCGGCGAGCGCGTGATCACGCTGGACTGCGACGTGCTGCAGGCCGACGGCGGCACCCGCACCGCGGCGATCACCGGCGCCTACGTGGCCCTGGTCGATGCGGTGAACCTGCTGATGAAACGCGAAAACCTCAAGCGCAACCCGATCGTCGGCGCGGTCGCCGCGGTGTCGGTCGGCATCTACCAGGGCGTGCCGGTGCTCGATCTGGATTACGTCGAGGACTCCGGCTGCGACACCGACATGAACGTGGTGATGAACGACGGCGGCGGCTTTATCGAGGTACAGGGCACCGCCGAAGGCCACGCGTTCCGCCGCGAAGAGATGGATGCGCTGCTGGTGCTGGCCGAGAAGGGCATCGGCGAGCTGGTCGCGGCGCAGCGCGCGGCGCTGGCGCTGTAA
- the rdgB gene encoding RdgB/HAM1 family non-canonical purine NTP pyrophosphatase, translating into MQRVVLASSNRGKLAEFNALLADSGFEVVAQSSLGIADAEETGLSFVENALLKARHAARASGLPALADDSGLCVAHLRGAPGLYSARYAGGHGDSAANNAKLLRTLDGVPAAQRDAFFICALALLQDADDPAPLIAEGRWHGRVLDAPRGAKGFGYDPLFLPHGQALSAAELEPALKNRLSHRGQALALLHERLSELRHA; encoded by the coding sequence ATGCAACGGGTGGTACTGGCCAGCAGCAACCGCGGCAAGCTCGCGGAGTTCAACGCATTGCTCGCCGACAGCGGATTCGAGGTGGTTGCGCAATCGAGTCTGGGCATCGCGGACGCCGAGGAAACCGGCCTCAGCTTCGTTGAGAACGCGCTGCTCAAGGCGCGCCACGCCGCCCGCGCCAGCGGCCTGCCCGCGCTGGCCGACGACTCCGGGCTGTGCGTGGCGCACCTGCGCGGCGCCCCCGGCCTGTATTCGGCGCGCTACGCCGGCGGTCACGGCGACAGCGCGGCGAACAACGCGAAGTTGCTGCGCACGCTGGACGGCGTGCCGGCGGCGCAGCGCGATGCATTCTTCATCTGCGCGCTGGCGTTGCTGCAGGACGCCGACGACCCGGCCCCGCTGATCGCCGAAGGCCGCTGGCATGGCCGCGTGCTCGACGCGCCGCGCGGCGCGAAGGGCTTCGGCTACGACCCACTGTTCCTGCCGCACGGCCAGGCGCTCAGTGCCGCCGAACTCGAACCGGCGCTGAAGAACCGCCTCAGCCACCGCGGCCAGGCGCTGGCCCTGCTGCACGAACGGTTGAGCGAACTGCGCCACGCATGA
- the hemW gene encoding radical SAM family heme chaperone HemW, whose amino-acid sequence MSLTAPPLSLYIHMPWCVKKCPYCDFNSHGLRSEPPPYADYIGHLLADLDADRADFAAALEGRPIISIFFGGGTPSLFAPELIARLLDGVRERLPLEANAEITLETNPGTVEHGRFDGYLAAGVNRISFGVQSFDDDKLKRLGRIHSASEAEAAVKSAQDAGYANINLDLMYALPQQTLDGALADAERAVTLAPTHISHYQLTLEPNTAFAANPPPLPDDDHAWAMQEACEARLAAAGYGQYEISAYAQPGRRCVHNLNYWQFGDYLGIGAGAHGKLSDAASGQVRRRWKTRHPRAYLEADGGPARIGGDNVVGAAELPFEYMLNALRLVDGVPVAAFAERTGLPPERIAAALATARRRGWLHDDPQRLHTTALGQRFLNDVIGIFLD is encoded by the coding sequence ATGAGCCTCACCGCGCCACCGCTGTCGCTGTATATCCACATGCCGTGGTGCGTGAAGAAGTGCCCGTACTGCGACTTCAACTCGCACGGCCTGCGCAGCGAGCCGCCGCCCTACGCCGACTACATCGGCCACCTGTTGGCCGACCTGGACGCCGACCGCGCCGATTTCGCCGCAGCACTCGAAGGGCGCCCGATCATCAGCATCTTTTTCGGCGGCGGCACGCCCAGCCTGTTCGCGCCGGAACTGATCGCGCGCCTGCTCGACGGCGTGCGCGAACGGCTGCCGCTGGAAGCCAACGCGGAGATCACCCTCGAAACCAACCCCGGCACGGTCGAGCACGGCCGCTTCGACGGCTATCTGGCGGCTGGCGTCAATCGCATTTCCTTCGGCGTGCAAAGTTTCGACGACGACAAGCTGAAACGGCTCGGCCGCATCCACTCGGCCAGCGAGGCGGAGGCCGCGGTGAAGTCGGCGCAGGATGCCGGCTACGCCAACATCAACCTCGACCTGATGTACGCCTTGCCGCAGCAAACGTTGGACGGCGCGCTGGCCGACGCGGAACGTGCGGTCACGTTGGCCCCCACGCACATCTCGCACTACCAGCTCACGCTGGAGCCGAACACCGCGTTCGCCGCCAACCCGCCGCCGCTGCCGGACGACGACCATGCCTGGGCGATGCAGGAAGCCTGCGAGGCGCGTCTCGCCGCCGCCGGCTACGGCCAGTACGAAATCTCCGCGTACGCACAGCCCGGGCGGCGCTGCGTGCACAACCTCAACTACTGGCAGTTCGGCGACTACCTCGGCATCGGCGCCGGCGCGCACGGCAAGCTCAGCGACGCGGCCAGCGGCCAGGTGCGCCGGCGCTGGAAGACCCGCCACCCGCGCGCCTACCTCGAAGCCGACGGCGGCCCCGCGCGGATCGGCGGCGACAACGTGGTCGGCGCCGCCGAGTTGCCGTTCGAGTACATGCTCAACGCACTGCGCCTGGTCGACGGCGTGCCGGTGGCCGCATTCGCCGAACGCACCGGCCTGCCGCCGGAACGCATTGCCGCCGCACTGGCCACGGCGCGCCGGCGCGGCTGGTTGCACGACGACCCGCAGCGGCTGCACACCACCGCGCTGGGCCAGCGATTCCTGAACGACGTGATCGGTATTTTCCTCGACTGA
- a CDS encoding DUF1631 family protein codes for MDVGHDRRHSSASHEGGRLGGARWPARAQRLLEASYTLCVEGLQEPLRRCLSEFEKQLFALAERAHHAGEQQDCFASRQRVLQGRTTFAQRFMERLGNALGEIDRARTAPAAASAGVKPWQTLELVDPGEQEVSMMLEQLGARGEVRHSSVLYELGHRLAVLIGAPPLEGQALPLGPHALAQACHEAGVELELPLKHQLLLLQHFDQWVIQALAPLYDTINAHLQGDGILPQLRSIPIPRHIGKRSRPVAGNPEAASEPAPPAGHAGTAQTGASGGDPIEVLESLRDLLARQRAGQSGGTGRTASRAATEQELQSALGALQQHLAQVTDQAGRELRSAARLREELLAQLNFGKPGDAPRTQLSDEQGDTVELVARLFEQLGHQLQQGGNAHHLLSDLQLPVLRMAVADHGFFEKREHPARRLLDTVTAAANDWLDGSDDESNRPLATKLEQLVNRASQEPPSAGLYTTLLADIEHHLALLTRKAQAAERRHVEAAQGRERLDQARHRAGELMAERFAQSPPRGLLRALLDRAWSDVLALTLLRHGEDSEPFRAQLAITDQLLGRLPVDDRLQLQVEVESGLQQIGMHAEEAVQVAQRLLGAGKPDPAVELPSATDLALRLKQHQRLGEQQAAHEPASGPGSAVAPAAATIDPRQQRIEQHLRELPFGSWFEFIDPATGQIARRKLAWYSPMSGRCLLVSRRGQRGEEMTLAQLAHEVASGRVCEVPAQPESLLDRAWRGLTGSLRQAAEPRRSTPPEAARR; via the coding sequence ATGGATGTCGGACACGATCGACGTCACTCGTCTGCGTCGCATGAGGGCGGCCGCCTCGGCGGCGCGCGCTGGCCTGCGCGCGCGCAACGCCTGCTGGAGGCCAGCTACACGCTGTGCGTGGAAGGATTGCAGGAACCCCTGCGCCGTTGCCTGAGTGAATTCGAGAAGCAGCTTTTTGCGCTGGCCGAACGTGCGCACCATGCCGGCGAACAACAGGATTGCTTCGCCAGCCGGCAACGCGTGCTGCAGGGACGCACCACCTTCGCGCAGCGTTTCATGGAACGCCTCGGCAATGCGCTCGGCGAGATCGACCGTGCCAGGACCGCGCCAGCCGCGGCCTCCGCCGGCGTAAAGCCATGGCAAACGCTGGAACTGGTCGATCCCGGCGAGCAGGAAGTCTCGATGATGCTGGAGCAGCTGGGTGCCCGCGGCGAAGTGCGCCACAGCAGCGTGCTGTACGAACTGGGCCATCGGCTCGCGGTGCTGATCGGCGCACCGCCGCTGGAAGGCCAGGCGTTGCCGCTGGGCCCGCACGCCTTGGCGCAGGCATGCCATGAAGCCGGCGTCGAACTGGAGCTGCCGCTGAAGCATCAGCTGCTGTTGCTGCAGCACTTCGACCAGTGGGTGATCCAGGCGCTGGCGCCGTTGTACGACACCATCAACGCCCACCTGCAGGGCGACGGCATCCTGCCGCAGCTGCGCAGCATTCCGATCCCGCGGCACATCGGCAAACGCTCGCGTCCCGTCGCCGGCAATCCCGAGGCGGCCAGCGAGCCGGCACCGCCCGCCGGCCACGCCGGCACGGCGCAAACCGGCGCCTCCGGCGGCGATCCGATCGAGGTGCTGGAATCCCTGCGCGACCTGCTGGCGCGGCAACGCGCCGGCCAGAGCGGCGGCACCGGACGGACGGCCAGCCGCGCCGCCACCGAACAGGAACTGCAGTCCGCGCTGGGCGCCTTGCAGCAGCACCTGGCTCAGGTCACCGACCAGGCCGGCCGCGAACTGCGCAGTGCCGCACGGCTGCGCGAGGAACTGCTGGCCCAGCTCAACTTCGGCAAGCCCGGCGACGCGCCGCGCACCCAGCTCAGCGACGAGCAGGGCGACACGGTGGAACTGGTCGCGCGGCTGTTCGAGCAGCTCGGCCATCAACTGCAGCAGGGCGGCAACGCCCACCATCTGCTCAGCGACCTGCAGTTGCCGGTGCTGCGCATGGCGGTGGCCGACCATGGCTTCTTCGAGAAGCGCGAACACCCGGCGCGCCGGTTGCTGGACACGGTGACCGCCGCGGCGAACGACTGGCTCGACGGCAGCGACGACGAGAGCAACCGGCCGCTCGCGACCAAGCTCGAACAGCTGGTCAACCGCGCCAGCCAGGAACCGCCCAGCGCCGGCCTTTACACCACGCTGCTGGCCGACATCGAGCATCACCTGGCCTTGCTCACGCGCAAGGCGCAGGCGGCCGAGCGGCGCCACGTGGAAGCGGCACAGGGACGCGAGCGGCTGGACCAGGCGCGCCATCGCGCCGGCGAGCTGATGGCCGAACGCTTCGCGCAGTCGCCGCCGCGCGGCCTGCTGCGCGCCCTGCTCGACCGCGCCTGGTCCGACGTGCTGGCGCTGACCCTGCTGCGGCACGGCGAGGACAGCGAACCGTTCCGCGCGCAGCTGGCGATCACCGACCAGCTGCTCGGCCGCCTGCCGGTGGACGACCGCCTGCAACTGCAGGTGGAAGTGGAGTCCGGCCTGCAGCAGATCGGCATGCATGCCGAAGAAGCGGTGCAGGTGGCGCAGCGCCTGCTCGGTGCCGGCAAGCCCGACCCCGCCGTGGAGCTGCCCAGCGCCACCGATCTCGCGCTGCGCCTGAAGCAGCACCAGCGGCTGGGCGAACAGCAAGCCGCCCATGAGCCCGCCAGCGGTCCCGGATCGGCCGTTGCGCCAGCGGCTGCGACGATCGACCCGCGCCAGCAGCGCATCGAGCAGCACCTGCGCGAGTTGCCGTTCGGCAGCTGGTTCGAGTTCATCGACCCGGCCACCGGGCAGATCGCCCGGCGCAAGCTGGCCTGGTACTCGCCGATGTCCGGGCGCTGCCTGCTGGTCAGCCGGCGCGGCCAGCGCGGCGAGGAAATGACCCTGGCGCAACTCGCCCATGAAGTGGCCAGCGGCCGCGTGTGCGAGGTGCCGGCGCAGCCGGAGAGCCTGCTCGACCGCGCCTGGCGCGGCCTCACCGGCAGCCTGCGCCAGGCAGCCGAGCCACGCCGTTCCACCCCGCCGGAGGCCGCGCGTCGATGA
- a CDS encoding PilZ domain-containing protein, which yields MSTSNNQRRAERKRAPVNAIVTDVISGLPIGHLGNLSSTGMLLISAQAPRSEALYQVSMTLPGSGRMLAQSQPIEVGIQEQWHEAAASSGQIWAGYRIVAITDADVARLESWLAQD from the coding sequence ATGAGTACCAGCAACAACCAGCGCCGCGCCGAACGCAAACGCGCCCCCGTCAACGCCATCGTCACCGACGTGATCAGCGGCCTGCCGATCGGCCACCTGGGCAACCTGTCCAGCACCGGCATGCTGCTGATCAGCGCGCAGGCGCCGCGCAGCGAAGCGCTGTACCAGGTCAGCATGACCCTGCCCGGCTCGGGCCGGATGCTGGCCCAGTCGCAGCCGATCGAAGTCGGCATCCAGGAACAGTGGCACGAGGCCGCCGCCAGTTCGGGCCAGATCTGGGCCGGCTATCGCATCGTGGCGATCACCGACGCCGACGTCGCCCGGCTCGAGAGCTGGCTGGCGCAGGACTGA
- the pepQ gene encoding Xaa-Pro dipeptidase, producing the protein MHDQLASLYPHHLATVRERADKAMALGGFDHLLIAAGTPLRKFLDDQDYPFVVSPHFKHWLPLTDAPGSWIAYTPGTKPKLVFVQPHDYWHVVPEAPHGYWVEHFDIVIVRSAAEAIAQLPAGKRAVIAPACPGIDGVEANNPPPVLDYLHWHRSYKTPYELALMREASRLGTRAHRAAEAAFRAGESEFGIHLAYLAAARQIDAELPYASIVGLNEHGAVLHYTNFDRTPPAHSRSFLIDAGASAAGYASDITRTYAAPQAAEFQALIDSVDAAQQGFVAKVRAGQSYPELHIHAHHVLAGVLREHGFVRMSAESAVESGVSSAFFPHGLGHPIGLQVHDVAGFQQSDRGGTIARPDGHPYLRMTRVLEPGMVVTIEPGLYFIDMLLAELRDKPFAGDIDWAKVDAFRQYGGIRIEDDVVCTDGAPENLTRDAFALS; encoded by the coding sequence ATGCACGATCAACTCGCCTCGCTGTACCCGCACCACCTGGCCACCGTGCGCGAACGCGCCGACAAGGCTATGGCGCTGGGCGGTTTCGACCACCTGCTGATCGCCGCGGGCACGCCGCTGCGCAAGTTCCTCGACGACCAGGACTACCCGTTCGTGGTCAGCCCGCACTTCAAGCACTGGCTGCCGCTGACCGACGCGCCCGGCAGCTGGATCGCCTACACCCCGGGGACGAAGCCGAAGCTGGTGTTCGTGCAGCCGCACGACTACTGGCACGTGGTGCCGGAAGCGCCGCACGGCTACTGGGTCGAGCACTTCGACATCGTCATCGTGCGCAGCGCGGCGGAAGCCATCGCGCAGCTGCCGGCCGGCAAGCGCGCGGTGATCGCACCGGCCTGCCCCGGCATCGACGGCGTGGAGGCCAACAACCCGCCGCCGGTGCTCGACTACCTGCACTGGCACCGCTCGTACAAGACCCCGTACGAACTGGCGCTGATGCGCGAGGCCAGCCGCCTCGGCACGCGCGCGCACCGCGCCGCCGAGGCCGCGTTCCGCGCCGGCGAGAGCGAGTTCGGCATCCACCTGGCCTATCTCGCCGCCGCGCGCCAGATCGATGCCGAATTGCCCTACGCCAGCATCGTCGGCCTGAACGAACACGGCGCTGTGCTGCACTACACGAATTTCGACCGCACGCCGCCCGCGCACAGCCGTTCGTTCCTGATCGACGCCGGCGCCAGCGCCGCCGGCTACGCCAGCGACATCACACGCACCTATGCCGCGCCGCAGGCCGCCGAATTCCAGGCGCTGATCGACAGCGTCGACGCCGCCCAGCAGGGTTTCGTAGCGAAGGTGCGCGCCGGGCAGAGCTACCCCGAGCTGCACATCCACGCCCACCACGTGCTGGCCGGCGTGCTGCGCGAGCACGGCTTCGTCCGCATGAGCGCGGAGAGCGCGGTCGAGTCCGGCGTCAGCAGCGCGTTCTTCCCGCACGGCCTCGGCCACCCGATCGGCCTGCAGGTGCACGACGTCGCCGGCTTCCAGCAGAGCGACCGCGGCGGCACGATCGCGCGTCCGGACGGCCATCCGTATCTACGCATGACCCGCGTGCTCGAACCGGGCATGGTGGTGACGATCGAGCCGGGCCTGTACTTCATCGACATGCTGCTGGCCGAACTGCGCGACAAGCCGTTCGCCGGCGACATCGACTGGGCGAAGGTCGACGCGTTCCGCCAGTACGGCGGCATCCGCATCGAGGATGACGTGGTGTGCACCGACGGAGCCCCGGAAAACCTCACCCGCGACGCGTTCGCGCTGAGCTGA
- the cydP gene encoding cytochrome oxidase putative small subunit CydP, which translates to MSRSAVSNAPPESFSAPRRPLRRLTLELFGIVALKIAALTLIWWVVFAPQPKPDVSPAAIAQRLAPASHAPPEAQP; encoded by the coding sequence ATGTCCCGTTCCGCGGTCTCCAACGCTCCGCCCGAAAGCTTCAGCGCACCGCGACGGCCGCTGCGGCGGCTGACGCTTGAACTGTTCGGCATCGTCGCGCTGAAGATCGCGGCGCTCACCTTGATCTGGTGGGTGGTGTTCGCGCCGCAGCCGAAACCCGACGTCAGCCCGGCTGCGATCGCACAGCGGCTGGCCCCCGCCTCGCACGCGCCGCCGGAAGCCCAGCCATGA